In Lonchura striata isolate bLonStr1 chromosome 14, bLonStr1.mat, whole genome shotgun sequence, one genomic interval encodes:
- the RBMX gene encoding RNA-binding motif protein, X chromosome isoform X2: MVEADRPGKLFIGGLNTETNEKALEAVFGKYGRIVEVLLMKDRETNKSRGFAFVTFESPADAKDAARDMNGKSLDGKAIKVEQATKPSFESGGRRGPPPPPRSRGPPRGLRGARGGSGARGPPSRGSHLGSSRGPLPMKRGPPPRSGGPPPKRSAPSGPVRSSSMGGRAPVSRGRDGYGGPPRREPMPSRRDVYMSPRDDGYSTKDGYSSRDYPSSRDTRDYAPPPRDYAYRDYGHSSSRDEYPSRGYSDRDGYGGGRDRDYSDHPSGGSYRDSYESYGNSRSAPPARGPPPSYGGSSRYDDYGSTRDGYGSRESYSSSRSDVYSSGRDRVGRQDRGLPPSMERGYPPPRDSYSSSSRGAPRGGGRGGSRSDRGGGRSRY; this comes from the exons ATGGTTGAAGCAGATCGTCCTGGGAAGCTGTTCATTGGGGGCCTGAACACAGAGACTAATGAGAAAGCCCTTGAGGCTGTATTCGGCAAATATGGACGCATTGTGGAAG TCCTTTTGATGAAAGATCGGGAAACAAACAAGTCCAGAGGATTTGCGTTTGTCACGTTTGAGAGTCCAGCAGATGCAAAAGATGCTGCCAGAGATATGAATGGAAAG TCATTAGATGGGAAGGCAATTAAAGTGGAACAAGCAACCAAGCCATCCTTTGAAAGTGGTGGTAGGCGTGGGCCGCCACCCCCTCCCCGAAGCAGAGGTCCTCCCAGGGGCCTTAGAGGCGCAAGAGGCGGAAGTGGCGCGAGAGGACCACCTTCAAGAGGGAGTCACTTGG GGTCTTCTCGAGGGCCACTTCCCATGAAGAGGGGTCCGCCTCCACGAAGTGGGGGCCCTCCACCTAAAAGATCTGCACCTTCAGGACCAGTGCGTAGCAGTAGCATGGGAGGAAGAG CTCCTGTGTCACGTGGAAGAGATGGTTACGGTGGTCCTCCACGCAGAGAGCCAATGCCATCACGGAGAGATGTCTACATGTCTCCAAGAGATGATGGCTATAGCACTAAAGATGG TTACTCAAGCAGAGATTATCCCAGTTCCAGGGATACCCGGGACTACGCACCACCTCCCCGAGACTACGCATATCGTGATTATGGTCATTCCAGTTCACGTGATGAATACCCCTCCAGGGGATATAG TGATCGTGATGGATACGGTGGTGGACGTGACAGAGACTACTCGGATCATCCAAGTGGAGGCTCCTACAGAGATTCATATGAGAGTTATG GTAACTCACGTAGTGCTCCACCTGCTCGAGGGCCCCCGCCATCATATGGTGGAAGCAGTCGCTATGATGATTACGGCAGCACACGAGATGGATATGGAAGCCGAGAAAGTTACTCAAGCAGCAGAAGCGATGTCTACTCAAGTGGCCGTGATCGTGTTGGAAGACAAGACAGGGGTCTTCCCCCATCCATGGAAAGGGGCTATCCACCTCCTCGAGATTCTTACAGTAGTTCAAGCCGCGGGGCACCCAGAGGTGGTGGCCGTGGTGGAAGCAGATCCGATAGAGGTGGAGGCAGAAGCAGATACTAA
- the RBMX gene encoding RNA-binding motif protein, X chromosome isoform X1 yields MVEADRPGKLFIGGLNTETNEKALEAVFGKYGRIVEVLLMKDRETNKSRGFAFVTFESPADAKDAARDMNGKSLDGKAIKVEQATKPSFESGGRRGPPPPPRSRGPPRGLRGARGGSGARGPPSRGSHLGSSRGPLPMKRGPPPRSGGPPPKRSAPSGPVRSSSMGGRAPVSRGRDGYGGPPRREPMPSRRDVYMSPRDDGYSTKDGYSSRDYPSSRDTRDYAPPPRDYAYRDYGHSSSRDEYPSRGYSLSSYSDRDGYGGGRDRDYSDHPSGGSYRDSYESYGNSRSAPPARGPPPSYGGSSRYDDYGSTRDGYGSRESYSSSRSDVYSSGRDRVGRQDRGLPPSMERGYPPPRDSYSSSSRGAPRGGGRGGSRSDRGGGRSRY; encoded by the exons ATGGTTGAAGCAGATCGTCCTGGGAAGCTGTTCATTGGGGGCCTGAACACAGAGACTAATGAGAAAGCCCTTGAGGCTGTATTCGGCAAATATGGACGCATTGTGGAAG TCCTTTTGATGAAAGATCGGGAAACAAACAAGTCCAGAGGATTTGCGTTTGTCACGTTTGAGAGTCCAGCAGATGCAAAAGATGCTGCCAGAGATATGAATGGAAAG TCATTAGATGGGAAGGCAATTAAAGTGGAACAAGCAACCAAGCCATCCTTTGAAAGTGGTGGTAGGCGTGGGCCGCCACCCCCTCCCCGAAGCAGAGGTCCTCCCAGGGGCCTTAGAGGCGCAAGAGGCGGAAGTGGCGCGAGAGGACCACCTTCAAGAGGGAGTCACTTGG GGTCTTCTCGAGGGCCACTTCCCATGAAGAGGGGTCCGCCTCCACGAAGTGGGGGCCCTCCACCTAAAAGATCTGCACCTTCAGGACCAGTGCGTAGCAGTAGCATGGGAGGAAGAG CTCCTGTGTCACGTGGAAGAGATGGTTACGGTGGTCCTCCACGCAGAGAGCCAATGCCATCACGGAGAGATGTCTACATGTCTCCAAGAGATGATGGCTATAGCACTAAAGATGG TTACTCAAGCAGAGATTATCCCAGTTCCAGGGATACCCGGGACTACGCACCACCTCCCCGAGACTACGCATATCGTGATTATGGTCATTCCAGTTCACGTGATGAATACCCCTCCAGGGGATATAG TCTTTCCTCCTATAGTGATCGTGATGGATACGGTGGTGGACGTGACAGAGACTACTCGGATCATCCAAGTGGAGGCTCCTACAGAGATTCATATGAGAGTTATG GTAACTCACGTAGTGCTCCACCTGCTCGAGGGCCCCCGCCATCATATGGTGGAAGCAGTCGCTATGATGATTACGGCAGCACACGAGATGGATATGGAAGCCGAGAAAGTTACTCAAGCAGCAGAAGCGATGTCTACTCAAGTGGCCGTGATCGTGTTGGAAGACAAGACAGGGGTCTTCCCCCATCCATGGAAAGGGGCTATCCACCTCCTCGAGATTCTTACAGTAGTTCAAGCCGCGGGGCACCCAGAGGTGGTGGCCGTGGTGGAAGCAGATCCGATAGAGGTGGAGGCAGAAGCAGATACTAA